The Corynebacterium comes genome window below encodes:
- the sepX gene encoding divisome protein SepX/GlpR produces MSGSLIIVLIIVVWLFVLAPLLLRGQKPIRKAGEAFDDTRVIHEGGSGHLPTRRRPHLSAADVRPVDSGDEAEDYEIVDAHEVLLDDDRPSRPFHGLFTRQDEPAEIVDGGLVHELEAAVEELKVVGEPTVDADEATGATVTDEWEEWDEETTYAYDDSYTSPADFLYPDTVGNQESMSEDVDAEQDNENREEDEKMSDEELSDEEMEFAEHRAGRGGWDPVADAEHSLTRYQRRQRTLLGLAAAVAVTAILAFVVGGWAWLLSGLAVVATVVYLSALRTQVRAEQALRARRIRQLRRARLGVRSSTDEELAVPRHLRRPGAVILERDDESPDFEDLPVTDVPVAEGRRPGHDYNDPYGRRVG; encoded by the coding sequence GTGTCCGGAAGTCTGATCATCGTTCTGATCATCGTGGTGTGGCTGTTCGTCCTGGCACCTCTCCTCCTGCGCGGCCAGAAGCCGATCCGCAAGGCGGGAGAGGCTTTCGATGACACCCGCGTCATCCACGAGGGTGGGTCCGGCCACCTGCCGACCCGCCGTCGACCGCACCTGTCCGCAGCCGACGTCCGTCCGGTCGACTCCGGGGATGAGGCCGAGGACTATGAGATCGTCGACGCCCACGAGGTCCTGCTTGACGACGACCGCCCCTCCCGCCCCTTCCACGGACTGTTCACCCGCCAGGATGAACCGGCCGAGATCGTCGACGGTGGCCTGGTCCACGAACTTGAAGCGGCCGTCGAGGAGCTCAAGGTCGTGGGGGAGCCGACCGTCGACGCAGACGAGGCGACCGGCGCCACCGTCACCGATGAGTGGGAGGAGTGGGACGAGGAGACCACCTACGCCTACGACGACTCTTATACCTCCCCGGCAGATTTCCTGTACCCGGATACTGTGGGTAACCAGGAGTCGATGTCAGAAGACGTTGACGCTGAGCAGGACAACGAAAACAGGGAAGAGGACGAGAAGATGAGCGACGAGGAACTCTCCGACGAGGAGATGGAGTTCGCGGAGCACCGTGCCGGCCGTGGCGGCTGGGACCCGGTGGCCGACGCCGAGCATTCACTCACCCGTTACCAGCGTCGACAGCGAACCCTCCTCGGTCTGGCGGCGGCTGTCGCCGTCACCGCGATCCTCGCCTTCGTGGTCGGCGGCTGGGCCTGGCTGCTCAGCGGTCTGGCGGTGGTGGCCACCGTCGTCTACCTCAGTGCTCTGCGCACCCAGGTGCGTGCGGAGCAGGCCCTGCGTGCCCGCCGCATCCGTCAGCTGCGCCGCGCCCGTCTCGGTGTGCGCAGCTCCACGGACGAGGAGCTGGCCGTCCCGCGTCACCTCCGTCGCCCGGGTGCCGTCATCCTCGAGCGGGATGATGAATCCCCGGATTTCGAGGATCTCCCCGTCACCGACGTGCCGGTTGCCGAGGGGCGCCGCCCCGGACACGACTACAACGACCCCTACGGCCGTCGCGTCGGCTGA